The Nocardia sp. BMG51109 nucleotide sequence CGGACGCGCGTCCTCGGCGGGCAGATCCACGGGTGCCAGTACGGTCGCAGTCACCGTTCCGATCTTTCCCAGCATTGGTGGAAGCCACCTGGGGCCAGGCTGTGTATTCCCTGGGAGCCGCGCAACCCCGCACCGGGTTCTCCCTGATAGACCAATCCGAAAGCCGGCCAGTCCCACCACCGGTAACCCTTACGTCACGGCGCCCACCCGGCGCCGTGCTCCTGTGCGGCGGTCTCGACGCCGTCGAAGATGAGAGGAAACATGAACCAAGGTTCGCCACCACCGCTCAGCGCCGACTCAGTCGCGGCTTTCCCGGGAGCTGATCCGCCCCGGCCGTACTCGGGGCGACGGCGTCGCGTGCCTTCGTCGTAGCCGCTACGCCACAGGCGCGGTGCGGTCGTACACCATCACATCCGTCGAGAATCGCCAAGTTCTCCGATTCGCAACTGGTGCAACGCCTTCCACTCAGCACCATGAGGAGAGCTGTCGAGAACGGAGGCGAGTAGACCGAGGCGACTCGCCGACCTGCTACAGCTGGGTTGTCATCAGGCGGCGACGGGTGAAAACTCGCCGAGGCGAACGCCGCTGGTGAAGGCACCCCACTCGGCGGGGGTGAAGGTGAGAGTCCTACCGGCCGTATCTTGCAGAGTCGTTTCGCCAGATTGCGTGTCGTGCAGGATGTCCGGGATGCCGGGCGCGGCGGTTGTATTGGTCTCGCCTGCCACGATGGCGAGGAACTGGCCCCAGGCGCAAGCAGGGACGGCGATGGTCGGCTGCTGGGCTTGATCGCCCTGATACTTACTGTCGCGGATCAGTACTTCCTCGCCGGCGAACCGCACCTCGACGCAGGCGTTGCCGTGGTCGGAGTAGGTGGACTTGAACCAGCCGGATCTTCCGGTCGGCGTGGGTTCGTAAGCGTTCATAATGTGAATGTTACCCACGCACGAATTCCTTGATCAGTGCCAGAGATTCTGCGGCACTGAGCGATTGCGTCAGGGTCTGGGCAAATGCGTAGACCAGGCGGTTGACCTCGGACTCGTCCTCGACGATGTCGGCTCGCGTAGGTGTCTCGGACCATCCGAGCGTTGGTAGCTGAGGGCTGTCGAAATCGAGCAGATGGAAGGTTGAGCCACCGAGAGCTGTGCCTTCGGCGGCAGTGAACGGAATGATCCGGATCTCGATCGTGTCCGGATGCTCTTCGATGAGCGAGACCAGATGGAGCAACTGCTCTCGCAGTACGTCGGGACCGCCGGTCTGCTGCATCAAAGCCGCTTGGCTGAACACGGCCGTCAGGTGGAGAGGGTCCGCATCGGTCAGCCGACTCTGTCGCTGCATGCGTACCGCAATGTGCTGGTCGACTTCGAACGGTCGGATGTTTGTGTTCGCGGCGATGATGGTTCGCGCGTACCCCTCGGATTGCAGCAGGCCGGGAATCAGCAAGCTGTTGTAGCAGCGGATGCTGTGCGCGCCGAACTCGAGTCCGTACAAGCGCTGCATCTCGGGCCTGATCAGCGCGGGGTACTTGTTCCACCATCCACGCTTCTCCGTGGCGATCGCGCGGAGAGCGACGAGCTCGTCCTGCTCGTCGTGGCCACACCCGTAGGCCTTGCCGAGTTCCCGGAGTTTGTCGTCGGTGGGTATGCGCGACCCGTTGAAGATCTGCGACCAGTACGGCCGCGAGATGCCAACC carries:
- a CDS encoding helix-turn-helix transcriptional regulator — protein: MAPTSPTVAKWELKLRLGRLRGESGLDDADVMRSVGISRPYWSQIFNGSRIPTDDKLRELGKAYGCGHDEQDELVALRAIATEKRGWWNKYPALIRPEMQRLYGLEFGAHSIRCYNSLLIPGLLQSEGYARTIIAANTNIRPFEVDQHIAVRMQRQSRLTDADPLHLTAVFSQAALMQQTGGPDVLREQLLHLVSLIEEHPDTIEIRIIPFTAAEGTALGGSTFHLLDFDSPQLPTLGWSETPTRADIVEDESEVNRLVYAFAQTLTQSLSAAESLALIKEFVRG
- a CDS encoding DUF397 domain-containing protein codes for the protein MNAYEPTPTGRSGWFKSTYSDHGNACVEVRFAGEEVLIRDSKYQGDQAQQPTIAVPACAWGQFLAIVAGETNTTAAPGIPDILHDTQSGETTLQDTAGRTLTFTPAEWGAFTSGVRLGEFSPVAA